A region of the Methylobacterium nodulans ORS 2060 genome:
TCGAAGCCCGCCTTCGCGATCACGCATGCGCCGGGCGCCATGCTCATCACCGACCGCCGCAACACCGAGTTCGCGGTGATCTGAAGTCCGCGAACTGAAACCCTGGAGGAACGCTCAATGATTCGTCGTCGGGATCTTCTGGTCGGGGGCGCGGGGGCCCTCGCAATGTCCGGGATGGGCTTGGCGCCCGTCCGCGCCGCGGACGAGGTGATCGTGGGCGTCCTCTACGCCATGTCGGGAGCGAGCGCGCAGGTGGGGGTCGATGCCCGCCACGCCATCGAGACCGCGCTCGACATCGTCAATACGAGCCACGACCTCGACCTGCCGCTTGCCAGGGGCATGGGCCTGCCGGGCCTCGGCGGCGCCAAGATCCGGCTCGTCTTCGCCGACCATCAGGCCGACCCGCAGAAGGGCCGGGCCGAGGCCGAGCGCCTGATCACCCAGGACAAGGTCTCGGCGCTCCTCGGCTGCTACCAGTCGGCGGTCTCCGCGACGGTCAGTGCCACGGCCGAGCGCTACGGCATGCCCTTCGTCTGCGCGGATTCCTCCTCGCCGAGCCTGCACCGCAAGGGCCTGAAGTACTTCTTCCGCCCGGCCGCCCATGACGAGATGTTCTCGGCCGCGATGTTCGACTTCCTCGATGCGATGCGGCGCAAGGGGCAGAAGATCGACTCGGTCGCCCTGTTCTTCGAGGACACGATCTACGGGATCGATTCCTCCACCGTGCAGCGCAAGCTCGCCACTGAGCGCGGCTACAAGATCGTCGCCGACATCAAGTACAAGACCAACTCGCCTTCGCTCACGGCCGAGGTGCAGCAGCTCAAGACCGCCAATGCCGACGTGCTCCTGCCGACCTGCTACACCACGGACGCGATCCTGCTGACCAAGACCATGGGCGAGCTCGGCTACCAGCCGAAGAGCATGATCGCTCAAGCCGCGGGCTTCTCCGAGAAGGTCACCTTCGACACGGTGGGGGACAAGCTCCAGGGCCTGATCTCGCGCGGCAGCTTCTCCCTCGACCTCGCGGCCAAGCGCCCCTCGATCGGGACGGTCAACGCGCTCTACAAGGCACGGGCGAACCGCGACCTCAACGACAACACCTCGCGCCAGTTCATGGCGCTGCTCGTGCTCGCCGATGCGCTGAACCGCGCCGGCTCCACCGACAGCCAGAAGATCCGGGCGGCGCTCGCCGCCACCGACATCCCGGGCGCACAGACCATCATGCCCTGGAAGCGGGTCGCCTTCGGCCCGGACGGCCAGAACCCCGATGCCGATCCGGTGCTGCTGCAATGGGTCGGGGACAAGTTCGTCACGGTCTTCCCCGAATCGGTGGCGGTCGCCCCCGCACAGTGGCCGATGAAGGCGTGAGCCTCGCCGGAGACGACGCGGGATCCCCTCTCCCGGGTGGGAGAGGGGATCCCGCGGATCTCAGGCACCCTCTCCACGACGAGCCCGGGAGGTTCCCCCCGATGACGACGCAAGCGCTGGCGCAGGTGCTGGCGAGCGGCCTGCTCATGGGCCTGATCTACGCCCTGATCGCGGTCGGCCTCTCGCTGATCTTCGGCCTGATGGACGTGGTGAACTTCGCCCATGGCGAGTTCCTGATGATCGCCATGTACGCGACCTTCTTTCTGGTGCTGGCGACGCATCTCGACCCCGTGGTGCTGATGCCGCTGGTCGCCGCCCTCCTGTTCGCGCTCGGCGCCACCGCCTATCTGGGCATCGTGCGCTTCGCCATGCGGGCCAAGGCTAACCAGGGCATGGTGCAGATCTTCGCGACCTTCGGCCTCGCGATCCTGCTCCAGGGCGCCGCGCAATACCTCTTCACCCCCGATTACCGCAATGTGCAGAACACGTGGCTCGGCGGGCACACCCTGGATCTCGGCGGCGTCTTCCTGCCCTGGCCGCAGATCTTCGGCGCGGCCGTGTCGCTCGCCGCCTTCGGCGGGCTGCACCTCCTGATGAGCCGCACCGATTTCGGGCGGGCGCTCGAAGCCACCCGCGAGGACCAGGGCGCCGTCGCCCTGGTGGGCATCGACCGCAACCGGGTCTTCGCGCTGGGCTGGGGCCTCGGCGCGGCCCTCGTCGGTCTCGCCGGCGCGGTGCTCGCCGTGTTCTACTACATCCACCCTCAGGTCGGAGCGAGCTTCGCCCTCATCGCCTACGTCACGGTGGCGCTCGGCGGCTTCGGCAGCGTCGCGGGCGCGCTCGTCGCCGGGATCATCGTCGGCCTCGTCGAGGCCTTCACGGCGGTGATCCTGCCGCCCGCCCTCAAGTCGGTGGGCGTCTACGCCCTCTACCTCGCGGTCGTGTTCGTGCGCCCGCAGGGTCTGTTCGGGAGGCTCTGATGACCTCGACCACGCTCACCGCCGCCTCCGTGCGTGCCCCCGTCCCGACCCATTCCGCCAAGCGCCGCCGCACCCTCGTCGTCGGGCTCCTCGTCTTCGCCGCCATGGCCGCGCTGCCTTACGGGGTGCGCGACGTCTACCTGCAGAACGTGCTCATCCTCACGGTGATGTACGCGGCCCTCTCGCAGAGCTGGAACATCCTGGGCGGCTATTGCGGGCAGATCTCGCTCGGCCACGCCCTCTATTTCGGGCTCGGCGCCTACTTCACCACGGTGCTGTTCGTGAATTACGGCGTGCTGCCGTGGGGCGGGATGCTGGCGGGCGGCCTCGCCTCGGCGCTGGTGGCGCTCCTCCTCGGCTATCCGTGCTTCCGGCTTGCCGGCCACTACTTCTCGATTGCCACCATCGTGATCGCGGAGATCGGGCTGCTGCTCGTCCACAACTGGGACTTCGTCGGCGGCGCCATGGGCATCCAGTGGCCTTTCAACCCGGATTCCTGGTGGACCCTGCAATTCGCCCGCGACAAGGTCCCGTATTTCCACTTCGCCCTCGGGCTCTTCGTGGCGGTGTGGTTCGTCACCTACCTGATCGAGGAATCCCGCTGGGGCTATTGGTGGCGGGCCGTGAAGGACGACGCCCAGGCCGCCGAGAGCCTCGGCGTCGAAGTCTTCCGCTCCAAGATGGCGGCGGCGGCGGTCTCGGCCTTCTTCACGGCGATCGGCGGCGGCTTCTACGCGGCCTACGTCTCCTACATCGATCCCGAGAGCGTGATGAGCTTCCGCTTCTCGCTGCTCTTCGCCCTTCCGGCGGTGCTCGGCGGCATCGGGACGCTGTGGGGGGCGCTTGTCGGCGCGGCGATCCTCATCCCCCTCACCGAGATCAGCCGCTCGTATCTCGGCGGCAGCGGCAGCGGCCTCGACCTGATCCTCTACGGCCTCCTCGTCATGGGCGTGGCGCTCGCCCGGCCCGAGGGCGTGCTGAGCCTCTTCCGCCGCACCCGCACCGCCCGCAACCAGGAGGCCACGCCGTGAGTGCCGACCCGATCCCGCGGCAAGAGATCCCGCAGCAAGACCCGATTCTGCGCGTCGACCACGTGACGCTCCGCTTCGGCGGCCTCGTCGCCAATGCCGATATCTGCCTTGAGGTGAGGCGCGGCGAGATCCTGGGCCTCATCGGCCCGAACGGCGCCGGCAAGTCGACGCTGTTCAACCTGATCTCCGGCGCCTACCGGCCGACGAGCGGGCGCATCCTGTTCGAGGGGCGGGACATCACCGACCTTCCGGCGCCCGAGCGCTGCCGGGCGGGCATCGCCCGCACCTTCCAGGTGCCGCGCTCCTTCGACTCGATGAACGTGGTCGAGAACGTCATCGTCGGCGGCTTCGTGCGCCATCGCCGGGCCGCGGAGGCGCGGACGGCGGCGCTCGCCACCCTCGACGCGGTCGGCCTCGCCCACCGGGCGGAGGCGGTCGCGGGCGAACTCACGCCGCCCGAGAAGCGCCGGCTCGAAGTCGCCCGCGCGCTCGCCACCGAGCCGCGCCTCCTCCTCCTCGACGAGGTGCTGACCGGCCTCACCCCCAGCGAGGCCAAGGCCGGGGTCGAGCTGATCCGGCGCGTCGCCGAGCGCGGCGTGACCGTGATCATGGTCGAGCACGTCATGGAGGTGGTGATGCCCCTGGTCGACCGGGCAGTGGTGCTGCATCTCGGCCGGGTGCTGGCGGAGGGGCCGCCCACCGAGGTCGTGCGCAACGATGCGGTCATCACCGCCTATCTGGGAGAGCGCCACCGTGCTGCTTGAGGTCCGCTCCCTCTCCACGGCCTATCAGGGCCTGCTCGCCATCCAGGACGTCTCGCTGGAGGTCGCCAAGGGCGAAATCGTGGTCGTCGCGGGCGCGAACGGCGCCGGCAAGTCGACGCTGCTGAAGTCGATCGCCGGGATGGAGCGCCCCCGCGCGGGCGAGGTCGTGTTCGACGGCGCCCGCATCGACGGCCTGCCGGGCCATCTCATCACGGCCCGCGGCATCGCCTACGTGCCCGAGAACAAGCGCCTGTTCCCGCGCCTCTCGGTCGCCGACAACCTGCGGCTCGGCCGGTATCTCTACCGGGGGC
Encoded here:
- a CDS encoding ABC transporter substrate-binding protein, with the protein product MIRRRDLLVGGAGALAMSGMGLAPVRAADEVIVGVLYAMSGASAQVGVDARHAIETALDIVNTSHDLDLPLARGMGLPGLGGAKIRLVFADHQADPQKGRAEAERLITQDKVSALLGCYQSAVSATVSATAERYGMPFVCADSSSPSLHRKGLKYFFRPAAHDEMFSAAMFDFLDAMRRKGQKIDSVALFFEDTIYGIDSSTVQRKLATERGYKIVADIKYKTNSPSLTAEVQQLKTANADVLLPTCYTTDAILLTKTMGELGYQPKSMIAQAAGFSEKVTFDTVGDKLQGLISRGSFSLDLAAKRPSIGTVNALYKARANRDLNDNTSRQFMALLVLADALNRAGSTDSQKIRAALAATDIPGAQTIMPWKRVAFGPDGQNPDADPVLLQWVGDKFVTVFPESVAVAPAQWPMKA
- a CDS encoding branched-chain amino acid ABC transporter permease, with translation MTTQALAQVLASGLLMGLIYALIAVGLSLIFGLMDVVNFAHGEFLMIAMYATFFLVLATHLDPVVLMPLVAALLFALGATAYLGIVRFAMRAKANQGMVQIFATFGLAILLQGAAQYLFTPDYRNVQNTWLGGHTLDLGGVFLPWPQIFGAAVSLAAFGGLHLLMSRTDFGRALEATREDQGAVALVGIDRNRVFALGWGLGAALVGLAGAVLAVFYYIHPQVGASFALIAYVTVALGGFGSVAGALVAGIIVGLVEAFTAVILPPALKSVGVYALYLAVVFVRPQGLFGRL
- a CDS encoding branched-chain amino acid ABC transporter permease — protein: MTSTTLTAASVRAPVPTHSAKRRRTLVVGLLVFAAMAALPYGVRDVYLQNVLILTVMYAALSQSWNILGGYCGQISLGHALYFGLGAYFTTVLFVNYGVLPWGGMLAGGLASALVALLLGYPCFRLAGHYFSIATIVIAEIGLLLVHNWDFVGGAMGIQWPFNPDSWWTLQFARDKVPYFHFALGLFVAVWFVTYLIEESRWGYWWRAVKDDAQAAESLGVEVFRSKMAAAAVSAFFTAIGGGFYAAYVSYIDPESVMSFRFSLLFALPAVLGGIGTLWGALVGAAILIPLTEISRSYLGGSGSGLDLILYGLLVMGVALARPEGVLSLFRRTRTARNQEATP
- a CDS encoding ABC transporter ATP-binding protein, coding for MPQQDPILRVDHVTLRFGGLVANADICLEVRRGEILGLIGPNGAGKSTLFNLISGAYRPTSGRILFEGRDITDLPAPERCRAGIARTFQVPRSFDSMNVVENVIVGGFVRHRRAAEARTAALATLDAVGLAHRAEAVAGELTPPEKRRLEVARALATEPRLLLLDEVLTGLTPSEAKAGVELIRRVAERGVTVIMVEHVMEVVMPLVDRAVVLHLGRVLAEGPPTEVVRNDAVITAYLGERHRAA